The following coding sequences lie in one Candidatus Poribacteria bacterium genomic window:
- a CDS encoding leucine--tRNA ligase has protein sequence MRDEGYPFEEIERKWQEFWEREGFFRTTEDQSRPKYYLLEMFPYPSGRIHMGHVRNYSIGDVLARYLTMRGYNVLHPMGWDAFGLPAENAAIQRGVHPAIWTKDNIEYMRKQLKRMGFSYDWDREISTCSPEYYKWGQWLFLKMYEMGLAYRKEAIANWCESCQTVLANEEVIGGRCWRCDSPVVQKPLMQWFFRITAYAEELLRDLEKLTGWPERVLIMQRNWIGRSEGAEIDFPIAGTDEVITVFTTRPDTVFGATYMVLAPEHPLVKRLVSGTDREGEVTRFIEEVSRESKETRTAEIGEKRGIFTGAYCVNPMTGERIPIWIADYVLMEYGTGAIMAVPAHDQRDFEFAKRYDLPIRIVIQKPDFSLDLETMSQAYEDPGVMVNSGQFNGLDNEEGKRRIIEYMESKGIGRATVQYRLRDWCISRQRYWGNPIPIIHCDRCGVVPVPYEDLPVLLPEDVEYKGSGTATLKSCKEFYEVKCPKCGGKAHRETDTMATFVDSSWYFARYTDPRNEELPFSKDKVGYWMPVDQYIGGIEHAVLHLLYARFFTKVMRDIGLLDVDEPFTNLLTQGMVVKDGAKMSKSKGNVVDPDDMVRKYGCDTVRVFMLFAAPPERDLEWSDQGIEGAYRFLNRVWNLVHDNLDIIKDVRAEYDPDSLSGPAKKLRSAVHTAIKRVTTDIGDRMHFNTAISAIMELVNYMYQMERSDDDSFKSVLREGIESLILLLSPFAPHIAEELWERIGNRPGLVRHPWPKWDERALVREEILIVVQVNGKVRGRITVPADASEDEIKRVAMEHHNVRRFVGGKTPKRIIFVPGRLVNIVV, from the coding sequence ATGAGGGACGAGGGATATCCTTTCGAGGAGATAGAACGCAAATGGCAGGAGTTCTGGGAGAGAGAGGGTTTCTTCCGGACAACTGAGGATCAAAGCAGGCCGAAATATTATCTGCTGGAGATGTTTCCGTATCCGTCGGGAAGGATACATATGGGGCACGTACGCAATTACTCGATCGGGGATGTGCTCGCCAGGTATCTGACGATGCGCGGCTACAACGTGCTCCATCCCATGGGGTGGGATGCCTTCGGTCTCCCGGCGGAAAACGCCGCCATCCAGCGCGGGGTGCACCCGGCGATCTGGACCAAGGATAACATCGAATACATGCGTAAACAGCTCAAAAGGATGGGATTCAGTTACGATTGGGATAGGGAGATCTCCACCTGCTCGCCGGAGTACTACAAGTGGGGGCAGTGGCTCTTCCTGAAGATGTACGAGATGGGGTTGGCATACAGGAAGGAGGCCATAGCGAATTGGTGTGAATCGTGTCAGACGGTCCTCGCCAACGAGGAGGTCATAGGCGGCAGATGCTGGAGGTGCGATTCACCCGTCGTCCAGAAACCTCTGATGCAGTGGTTTTTCAGGATAACCGCCTATGCGGAGGAACTGCTGAGAGATCTGGAGAAACTCACCGGATGGCCGGAGAGGGTGCTGATCATGCAGCGCAACTGGATCGGCAGGAGCGAAGGCGCTGAGATAGATTTCCCCATAGCCGGCACCGACGAGGTCATCACCGTCTTCACCACCCGGCCCGATACCGTCTTCGGAGCGACCTACATGGTTCTAGCTCCCGAACACCCTCTGGTCAAAAGGCTGGTCTCCGGAACGGATCGTGAGGGCGAGGTCACGCGGTTCATCGAGGAGGTATCCCGTGAATCCAAGGAAACTCGAACGGCCGAGATAGGGGAGAAACGGGGAATCTTCACGGGAGCCTACTGCGTCAATCCGATGACCGGCGAGCGTATCCCCATCTGGATAGCCGACTACGTCCTCATGGAATACGGAACGGGAGCCATAATGGCCGTTCCCGCCCACGATCAGAGGGACTTTGAGTTCGCTAAACGATACGATCTGCCGATAAGGATCGTCATCCAAAAACCCGATTTCTCGCTTGATCTGGAGACCATGTCTCAGGCGTATGAGGATCCGGGGGTGATGGTCAACTCCGGGCAGTTCAACGGCCTGGACAACGAGGAGGGGAAACGCAGGATCATAGAATATATGGAGTCAAAGGGGATCGGCAGAGCAACCGTTCAATATCGACTTCGGGACTGGTGTATCTCAAGACAGCGGTACTGGGGCAACCCGATACCGATCATCCATTGCGATAGATGCGGCGTTGTGCCTGTCCCGTATGAGGACCTGCCGGTTCTCCTACCGGAGGATGTCGAGTATAAGGGAAGCGGCACGGCGACGCTGAAATCGTGTAAGGAGTTTTATGAGGTCAAATGTCCTAAGTGCGGAGGGAAGGCTCACAGGGAGACGGATACGATGGCGACCTTCGTCGATTCGTCCTGGTATTTCGCCAGATACACCGATCCGCGAAACGAGGAGCTTCCCTTCTCGAAGGATAAGGTCGGATATTGGATGCCGGTTGACCAATACATCGGCGGCATAGAGCATGCCGTTCTGCATCTGCTATACGCCCGGTTTTTCACCAAGGTGATGCGTGATATAGGATTGCTGGATGTGGACGAGCCGTTCACCAACCTCCTCACCCAGGGCATGGTGGTCAAGGACGGGGCGAAGATGTCCAAATCCAAGGGGAATGTGGTCGATCCGGACGATATGGTTCGTAAATACGGATGTGATACGGTCAGGGTGTTCATGCTGTTTGCCGCTCCGCCTGAAAGGGATCTTGAGTGGAGCGATCAGGGGATCGAAGGCGCATACAGGTTCCTCAACCGCGTGTGGAATCTGGTCCATGATAACCTGGATATCATTAAAGACGTCAGGGCGGAGTATGATCCGGACTCCCTCTCCGGACCGGCGAAAAAGCTCCGATCCGCCGTGCATACGGCTATAAAGCGGGTTACGACCGATATAGGCGATAGAATGCATTTCAACACCGCCATAAGCGCGATAATGGAGCTTGTAAACTATATGTATCAGATGGAGCGATCGGATGACGACTCATTTAAGTCGGTGCTGAGGGAGGGGATCGAATCGCTGATCCTTCTGCTTTCGCCCTTTGCGCCTCACATCGCTGAGGAGCTCTGGGAGAGGATAGGAAACCGGCCCGGTCTGGTGAGACATCCCTGGCCGAAATGGGATGAGAGGGCGTTGGTCAGGGAGGAGATCCTGATCGTGGTGCAGGTCAACGGCAAGGTTCGGGGCAGGATAACCGTCCCCGCTGACGCCTCCGAGGATGAGATCAAAAGGGTTGCCATGGAACATCATAACGTCCGGCGATTCGTCGGGGGCAAAACGCCGAAAAGGATAATCTTCGTCCCGGGGAGGCTTGTGAACATAGTCGTTTAA
- a CDS encoding outer membrane lipoprotein-sorting protein: MRALRMILAITLTFGLTLSFALSSYALTGEEVLKKVDEVANAPKDIHMIMKTILIDSKGNEKVRKAESFQKGTEKRLIRFLEPADQKGIGFLALPNDVQYIYMPAFHKIRRIASHVKNTKFAGTDFTYDDLSTFRFSKDYNPKLLETTEEFYILELIPKPGVKKDYSRLKMWARKDNFVSVKIEYYDKKGELKKVLERRKITKIGKYWTAKEMEMRDLKENHSTKMIQDKIEFDTGLSDRIFTPRYLRRTR; encoded by the coding sequence ATGAGAGCCTTAAGAATGATCCTTGCGATCACGTTAACCTTCGGCCTGACCCTCAGCTTCGCTCTCTCCTCATACGCCCTCACGGGCGAGGAGGTGCTTAAGAAGGTAGATGAGGTGGCAAATGCCCCCAAGGATATCCACATGATAATGAAGACGATCTTGATTGATTCCAAAGGCAACGAGAAGGTTCGGAAGGCGGAGAGCTTCCAGAAAGGTACCGAGAAACGGCTTATCCGGTTCCTCGAGCCTGCCGACCAAAAGGGGATCGGTTTTCTCGCCCTGCCTAACGACGTCCAGTACATCTACATGCCCGCCTTCCACAAGATCAGAAGGATCGCATCGCACGTCAAAAACACCAAATTCGCCGGCACGGATTTCACCTACGATGACCTCAGCACCTTCAGGTTCTCCAAGGATTACAACCCCAAACTGCTGGAGACGACCGAGGAGTTCTACATACTCGAGCTTATCCCTAAACCGGGCGTCAAGAAGGATTACAGCAGGCTTAAGATGTGGGCCAGGAAGGATAACTTCGTCTCCGTCAAGATCGAATACTACGACAAGAAGGGCGAGCTGAAGAAGGTGCTGGAGAGGAGAAAGATCACTAAGATCGGAAAGTACTGGACCGCAAAGGAGATGGAGATGAGGGATCTCAAGGAGAACCACTCCACCAAGATGATCCAGGATAAAATAGAGTTCGATACGGGTTTGAGCGATAGGATCTTCACGCCCAGATACCTTAGAAGGACGAGGTGA
- a CDS encoding MMPL family transporter, which yields MERFAELVLRHRLLVIVGTIVLTGFFALGLTRLWVNSDIISYLKPDDPVVKLFNRIGEEYSGNLLAMVGIETDDVFSLSTLRLIRDLTEAFKSLDGVASVMSLTDILDIRKVEGGLEVRKLIDKDNLPSTSEELKRLREYVLSKKMYRGKIVSADGRITLIICRLRQDADRPGVARRIKEITESKRNGVKVYYSGLPLQILEAQGIILKDLKKLVPTVVLVVILVLFFSFRSIRGVVLPLTAVLIGTVWAIGLMGWLKVPLSIISNVTPVLLIAIGSAYGIHMISKYYEEGEEDRRAKTEKALSEVGMPILLSGLTTLIGFLSFIGAYITSITHFGVFTAIGVGFTMVISLSFIPAILSLLKTGEEQSNSGVNDHLFVRIMSRLADFILRREKIIIAVSLIIALVAIIGLPRIKREVNMLEYLPKDSDIRITEEMMRANFGGSIPIQIVVKGNMKDPFVLKEMRRMEKFLNSLPYASNAQSIADLICEMNKVMNDHPTIPETPEGVANLWFFIEGKDILKQLVNGDQTEGLIQAQLGTSDTAIGLEIVNSIDRYISRMSPKIEVVQVSLLNPDELTKAKEWLYSEIAEEIYFDATARDPDFKIESSSLKAVVRKALEADVVLTEGMLEELRRELRYYFEMESEVMVPENLIDPLVEGILKMASSGRTSKSEYLDLLRRTIPKDILDEDPEAADLTAETLAAKIREVWGKSKVQAAIAQLLPLFPQKLRDDPDFRDDLYEDLWVINEGVWGMPPGIDVKAVQREVEISAKQSGMPAVYKRLDRNLLKSQIQSFVIAFVLVFILLSIQHRSAKVGLITSSPILLTVLINFAVMAYAGVALDFATMMIASVAIGIGIDYSIHFSSRYKIELKRLLNPGPALARTLETTGRAILINALTVALGFSVLLMGQLTPIRQFGWMVAMTMIVSALSAITYLPAMLLVSKVEHKRKR from the coding sequence ATGGAAAGGTTTGCGGAGCTTGTTCTAAGACACAGGCTATTGGTGATTGTCGGGACAATCGTTCTGACGGGCTTCTTCGCTCTTGGGCTTACGCGTCTATGGGTTAACAGTGACATCATCAGCTATCTGAAACCTGATGACCCTGTCGTCAAGCTTTTCAACCGGATAGGGGAGGAATACAGCGGGAATTTGCTGGCGATGGTGGGGATCGAGACAGACGATGTCTTTTCACTTTCGACGCTGAGGCTTATCAGGGATCTGACAGAGGCGTTCAAGAGCCTTGATGGGGTCGCCTCGGTAATGAGCCTGACCGATATCCTCGACATACGCAAGGTAGAGGGTGGTCTTGAGGTCAGGAAGCTGATCGATAAAGATAACCTTCCTTCAACCTCAGAGGAGCTGAAAAGGCTCAGGGAGTATGTCCTCTCTAAGAAGATGTATCGCGGGAAGATCGTCTCGGCTGATGGGCGGATCACGCTTATCATCTGCCGCCTTCGCCAAGACGCCGATAGACCCGGAGTTGCCCGGAGGATAAAGGAGATTACGGAATCTAAGCGAAACGGGGTAAAAGTCTACTACAGCGGTCTGCCCCTGCAGATCCTCGAGGCTCAGGGGATCATACTCAAAGACCTGAAAAAGCTGGTTCCCACGGTAGTTCTCGTGGTTATTCTGGTGTTGTTCTTCAGCTTCCGTTCGATCCGAGGGGTTGTTCTTCCCCTGACGGCAGTTCTGATAGGCACGGTGTGGGCCATAGGGCTGATGGGCTGGCTGAAGGTGCCGCTTTCGATCATCTCAAACGTCACGCCGGTTCTGCTTATAGCTATAGGCAGCGCTTACGGAATTCACATGATCTCCAAGTATTACGAGGAAGGTGAGGAGGATAGAAGGGCTAAAACGGAGAAGGCTTTAAGTGAGGTGGGGATGCCGATCCTGCTTTCAGGGCTCACGACCCTGATAGGCTTCCTCTCCTTCATCGGGGCGTATATCACCTCGATTACCCACTTCGGCGTTTTCACCGCGATAGGTGTTGGGTTTACGATGGTCATTTCTCTCTCCTTCATCCCAGCAATACTTTCACTTCTGAAGACAGGGGAAGAACAAAGTAACTCTGGGGTGAACGATCATCTCTTCGTCCGAATCATGAGCAGGCTCGCCGATTTCATCCTGAGACGCGAAAAGATCATAATAGCCGTGTCGCTCATCATAGCTCTTGTAGCCATCATAGGATTGCCCAGGATCAAACGTGAGGTGAACATGCTGGAGTATCTTCCGAAGGACAGCGATATCCGTATAACCGAGGAGATGATGAGGGCCAATTTCGGCGGCTCGATCCCCATCCAGATAGTCGTCAAAGGCAATATGAAGGACCCGTTCGTTCTCAAAGAGATGCGACGGATGGAGAAATTCCTCAACTCCCTCCCATATGCCAGCAACGCCCAATCAATAGCCGATCTGATCTGCGAGATGAACAAGGTCATGAACGATCATCCCACCATACCTGAAACGCCCGAGGGTGTGGCTAACCTGTGGTTCTTTATCGAGGGGAAGGACATACTCAAGCAGCTTGTCAACGGGGATCAGACAGAAGGGCTCATCCAGGCCCAACTGGGCACGTCCGACACGGCGATAGGCCTGGAAATAGTCAACTCGATTGACCGTTACATCTCGAGGATGAGTCCCAAAATCGAGGTAGTTCAGGTTTCCCTGTTAAATCCCGATGAATTGACCAAGGCGAAGGAATGGCTCTACAGTGAGATCGCCGAGGAGATATATTTCGACGCCACAGCTCGAGATCCCGATTTCAAGATCGAAAGCTCCTCGCTCAAAGCCGTTGTGAGGAAGGCATTGGAGGCGGATGTCGTCCTCACCGAGGGAATGCTTGAGGAGCTGAGGAGGGAACTGCGCTACTACTTCGAGATGGAATCGGAGGTTATGGTGCCTGAGAATTTAATTGATCCGCTCGTGGAGGGGATCTTGAAGATGGCATCCTCCGGTCGAACCTCAAAGTCCGAGTATCTCGATCTCCTGAGGCGAACGATACCCAAGGATATCCTAGATGAGGACCCTGAGGCCGCAGATCTCACCGCAGAGACGTTGGCCGCTAAGATCCGGGAGGTATGGGGTAAATCCAAAGTCCAGGCAGCTATAGCCCAGCTATTGCCCCTCTTCCCCCAGAAGCTACGCGACGACCCGGATTTCAGGGATGACCTGTATGAAGACCTGTGGGTGATCAACGAGGGGGTATGGGGAATGCCTCCAGGGATAGACGTGAAAGCCGTTCAGAGAGAGGTTGAGATCTCGGCCAAACAATCCGGTATGCCGGCAGTTTACAAACGGCTGGACAGAAACCTGCTTAAAAGTCAGATTCAAAGTTTCGTTATAGCCTTCGTGCTGGTATTCATACTCCTTTCGATCCAACACCGATCCGCTAAAGTGGGTCTGATCACCTCGTCGCCTATCTTGCTGACCGTTCTGATAAATTTCGCCGTGATGGCGTATGCTGGCGTAGCTTTGGATTTTGCCACGATGATGATAGCCAGCGTGGCGATAGGTATCGGGATAGACTACTCCATACATTTCTCCAGCAGATACAAGATCGAGCTTAAGCGGCTTTTAAACCCAGGGCCAGCTCTGGCGAGAACGCTTGAGACCACCGGCAGGGCGATCCTGATAAACGCCCTCACCGTAGCCTTGGGATTCTCCGTATTGCTTATGGGGCAACTCACCCCTATCAGGCAGTTTGGTTGGATGGTCGCCATGACCATGATAGTGAGCGCGCTTTCGGCGATAACCTATCTGCCAGCGATGCTCCTAGTAAGCAAGGTAGAACATAAGCGAAAACGATAA
- a CDS encoding nucleotidyltransferase domain-containing protein: protein MDKKVSRLVNRVKDYLMEVYGEGIKGVILYGSHVRGEATGDSDIDILVLVDESLNPSEVRRSLSDLLFDMLIEEGELVSVIALPEPFFENYKSPFTLSVRREGLKM from the coding sequence ATGGATAAAAAGGTGAGTCGATTGGTAAATCGAGTGAAGGATTATTTGATGGAGGTATATGGCGAAGGGATTAAAGGCGTTATCCTCTATGGCTCACATGTGAGAGGTGAAGCCACAGGGGATTCAGACATCGATATCCTTGTATTGGTGGATGAATCCCTTAACCCCTCGGAGGTTAGGAGAAGCTTGAGCGACCTTCTATTTGATATGCTTATCGAAGAGGGAGAGCTTGTTTCAGTTATAGCGCTTCCCGAACCTTTCTTCGAAAATTATAAAAGCCCGTTTACGTTGAGCGTGAGAAGAGAAGGGTTAAAGATGTGA
- a CDS encoding ribonuclease J — MMAEVRIIPLGGVGEFGMNTILVESEDDILVIDAGLMLPDLDMPGVDLIIPDISYLIERKDKVRGIILTHGHEDHIGALPYMLERVEAPIYGAKLTLALVEEKLREFNIAEYRLNEVKPGEGISLGGFEIEFIKVYHSIPDTLALAIHTPGGTIVHSGDFKLDQTPVNGDMTDLHRFAELGERGVLLLLSDSTNSERPGYSPPERSIFPALDAIFQSARGRIFASTFASSIYRIQQFIELAAKHNRYIAIAGRSMTQNIRIANDLGYLWLPENLLIDLKGVRDLPPESVMVMTTGSQGEPLSALSLMAMDNHRIHIEEGDTVIISARIIPGHEKAIGRVINHLYRRGADVYYERIADVHVSGHACQEELKLMLNLVKPRYFIPIHGEYRQLIHHAKLAESVGIPRSNIIVAEDGDVIRMSGGRCELADKIPTGKVLIDGRSSDGLADVLLRDRRQLARDGMLIPIVVLNSDTGELVAGPDMVSKGFICPDEPNGLMKEAKELIVSLLTEMGTEEKGDVPSVQEEIRIALRRFFSKRMSRRPIVIPVVMRI; from the coding sequence ATGATGGCTGAAGTCAGAATCATACCTCTCGGTGGGGTGGGCGAGTTCGGAATGAACACGATCCTCGTCGAGAGCGAGGACGATATCCTGGTGATAGATGCCGGGCTGATGCTGCCCGATTTGGATATGCCGGGGGTTGATCTCATAATCCCCGATATCTCCTATCTCATCGAGCGGAAAGATAAGGTCAGGGGGATCATCCTGACACACGGTCATGAGGATCATATCGGTGCTCTTCCCTACATGTTGGAACGGGTGGAAGCCCCGATTTACGGGGCAAAACTCACGCTCGCTTTGGTCGAGGAGAAGCTCAGGGAGTTCAACATCGCAGAATACCGGCTAAACGAGGTGAAACCCGGCGAAGGCATATCCCTGGGCGGGTTTGAGATCGAGTTCATCAAAGTCTACCACAGCATCCCCGACACGCTCGCCCTCGCCATCCATACGCCGGGCGGCACGATCGTCCACAGCGGGGATTTCAAGTTGGATCAGACCCCTGTCAACGGGGATATGACGGATCTACATAGATTCGCCGAGCTGGGCGAGAGAGGGGTTTTGTTGCTGCTTTCAGACAGCACAAACAGCGAGCGCCCCGGATACTCCCCGCCGGAGAGGTCGATCTTCCCGGCTTTAGATGCCATATTTCAATCCGCCCGGGGGCGGATCTTTGCCTCCACCTTCGCCTCAAGCATATACAGGATCCAACAGTTTATCGAGCTGGCGGCCAAGCATAACCGATATATCGCCATCGCCGGCAGATCCATGACTCAGAACATCCGGATAGCCAATGATCTGGGATACCTCTGGCTGCCGGAGAACCTCCTCATCGATCTCAAAGGAGTAAGGGATCTGCCGCCTGAAAGCGTTATGGTGATGACCACGGGCAGTCAAGGGGAACCGCTTTCCGCCCTTTCGCTGATGGCTATGGATAACCACAGGATACACATCGAGGAGGGGGATACGGTTATAATCTCGGCAAGGATAATCCCGGGGCACGAAAAGGCCATAGGCAGGGTGATCAACCATCTCTATAGACGCGGCGCCGATGTGTATTATGAAAGAATAGCTGACGTCCACGTCTCCGGACATGCCTGTCAGGAGGAGCTGAAGCTTATGCTCAACCTCGTCAAGCCCCGCTATTTCATTCCCATCCATGGCGAATACAGACAGCTTATCCATCATGCCAAGCTCGCTGAAAGCGTGGGAATACCCCGCTCGAATATAATCGTGGCTGAGGACGGCGATGTGATAAGGATGAGCGGCGGAAGGTGCGAGCTTGCGGATAAGATCCCGACCGGCAAGGTGCTCATCGACGGAAGAAGTTCCGACGGATTGGCGGATGTGCTGTTGCGCGACCGCAGGCAGCTCGCCCGCGACGGGATGCTCATACCGATAGTCGTGCTCAACAGCGATACGGGCGAGCTGGTGGCCGGTCCGGATATGGTCTCCAAGGGATTTATCTGTCCAGATGAGCCGAACGGGCTGATGAAGGAGGCGAAGGAGCTGATCGTATCGCTTTTGACAGAGATGGGAACCGAGGAAAAAGGCGATGTGCCATCAGTTCAGGAGGAGATAAGGATTGCCCTGCGTAGATTCTTTTCCAAGCGGATGTCGCGCAGGCCGATCGTGATACCGGTGGTGATGAGGATATGA
- a CDS encoding DUF362 domain-containing protein — protein MRRISRRDFLKTAVIGGVGVTALPNLIGRGYPETSAISRIALIEDPGFSSNMKVNPEPLHEAVDSLLRKLTGKDAVSEAWKEILKGYRKGQVIGIKVNCINRRLPSHPQLVDAIVQSLVEFGVPENDIVIWDRTNRELKRAGYKLNEGQSGVRCFGTDSSGWGYDTDNPIEIEGQKKHLTKILTRLCDHLINVPVLKDHSLAGVTLSMKNHYGTVNNPGSLHGNNCDPFIAKLNAAPHIKDKTRLIILDAILGICRGGPGGAPQFSPNMLAAGFDPVAMDKFGMSLINRERGKRGLDEVTGKAKHVHTAAAIGLGTDDESRIKIVKV, from the coding sequence ATGAGGAGGATCTCGCGCAGGGATTTCCTCAAGACGGCGGTTATAGGCGGGGTGGGTGTGACCGCTCTGCCAAACCTGATCGGCAGGGGATATCCCGAAACGTCTGCGATAAGCCGAATCGCTTTGATCGAGGACCCCGGTTTCTCCTCGAACATGAAGGTCAACCCGGAACCGCTTCATGAGGCTGTGGATTCGCTGTTGAGGAAGCTGACCGGAAAGGATGCCGTCTCAGAGGCGTGGAAGGAGATATTGAAGGGCTATCGGAAAGGGCAGGTTATAGGGATCAAGGTCAACTGCATAAACAGAAGGCTCCCATCACATCCGCAGCTCGTCGATGCCATCGTTCAATCCCTGGTGGAGTTCGGCGTCCCCGAAAACGATATCGTCATATGGGATAGAACCAACAGGGAGCTAAAGAGAGCCGGCTATAAGCTCAACGAGGGTCAGAGCGGCGTCAGGTGTTTCGGCACCGATTCCAGCGGCTGGGGATATGACACCGACAACCCGATCGAGATAGAGGGTCAGAAGAAGCATCTGACTAAGATACTCACACGTCTCTGCGATCACCTGATAAACGTGCCCGTGTTGAAGGATCACAGTCTCGCCGGCGTAACGTTAAGCATGAAGAACCACTACGGCACGGTCAACAACCCCGGATCGCTTCATGGGAACAACTGCGATCCCTTCATCGCCAAGCTGAACGCCGCTCCACACATTAAGGACAAGACAAGACTGATAATCCTCGACGCCATTCTAGGTATCTGCAGAGGTGGGCCCGGAGGCGCCCCTCAGTTTTCGCCCAATATGCTGGCCGCCGGATTCGATCCGGTCGCCATGGACAAATTCGGCATGAGCCTCATCAATCGGGAGAGGGGAAAAAGAGGGCTGGACGAGGTAACGGGGAAGGCGAAACACGTGCACACGGCGGCCGCGATCGGATTGGGGACCGATGACGAATCGAGGATCAAGATCGTAAAGGTGTAA
- a CDS encoding HEPN domain-containing protein, giving the protein MKEIRDFIEKAERFLITAEYALNIGDYDSCVSRCYYAMFFVAEASLLTKGLTASSHKGVIGLFGEHFVKAGIFDRDLGKALNDAYDKRLVGDYGVGFTIAKEEAMDLLEMARNFVQTLKNYLDGWLESGPTGEDDG; this is encoded by the coding sequence GTGAAGGAAATAAGGGATTTCATAGAGAAGGCTGAGAGGTTCTTGATCACAGCGGAATATGCTTTAAACATCGGAGATTATGACTCCTGTGTTTCAAGGTGTTACTATGCTATGTTCTTCGTCGCTGAAGCATCGCTTCTCACCAAGGGTTTAACCGCCTCTTCCCACAAGGGCGTGATAGGTCTGTTCGGGGAACATTTTGTAAAAGCGGGGATTTTTGATAGAGATCTAGGAAAAGCGCTCAATGACGCTTATGACAAGAGATTGGTTGGGGATTACGGTGTAGGTTTTACCATCGCCAAGGAAGAAGCGATGGATTTACTGGAGATGGCGCGAAATTTCGTTCAAACGCTGAAAAATTATCTCGATGGGTGGTTGGAATCTGGACCTACAGGAGAAGATGATGGCTGA
- a CDS encoding Rubrerythrin produces MPEFLNPFSGLTPDRKMSERELTRAIRLALSAEEEAVHLYEALADATDHPLAKAVLQDIANEERVHAGEFQRLLNILLDDEERLLAEGAAEVDEMAEKIEK; encoded by the coding sequence ATGCCTGAGTTTCTGAACCCTTTCTCCGGTTTAACGCCGGATCGAAAGATGAGTGAGAGGGAGCTGACCAGGGCGATCCGATTGGCTCTCTCCGCCGAAGAGGAGGCGGTGCACCTCTATGAGGCCCTGGCCGATGCCACCGATCATCCGCTGGCAAAGGCGGTGCTTCAGGATATAGCGAATGAGGAGCGGGTGCATGCAGGGGAGTTCCAAAGGCTCCTCAACATCCTGCTCGACGATGAGGAAAGGCTGCTGGCCGAAGGCGCAGCCGAAGTGGACGAGATGGCCGAAAAAATCGAAAAATGA
- a CDS encoding bifunctional 5,10-methylenetetrahydrofolate dehydrogenase/5,10-methenyltetrahydrofolate cyclohydrolase, protein MSAKILEGKPIADKIKEEVKAGVEELRSKGVNITLAAVQVGEDPASKAYIRSQRRRCEEVGINYKLHQLPETTTPEELREFIEKLNRDETVTGIILQMPLPKQISPNEAFCWIDELKDIEGVSPASIGRIAFDMPRLVPPTAMAAITLLKSTGEEISGKEAVVIGRSTIVGKPAALLLLQRKLSATVTVCHTGTFKRGKIEEHVGRAEILIAAAGRAKLIKGEWIKPGAIVIDVGMNHVGKKFVGDVEFETAKERAAYITPVPGGVGPVTASILMRNVLEAAKWQMELA, encoded by the coding sequence ATGAGCGCTAAAATTCTTGAAGGTAAACCCATAGCCGATAAGATCAAGGAAGAGGTTAAAGCGGGCGTGGAGGAGCTAAGATCCAAAGGGGTGAACATCACCCTGGCAGCGGTTCAGGTCGGCGAAGATCCCGCCTCCAAGGCATATATCAGAAGCCAGAGACGCAGGTGTGAGGAGGTAGGTATCAACTACAAACTGCATCAACTTCCTGAAACGACCACCCCTGAGGAGTTGAGGGAGTTCATCGAGAAACTCAACCGTGACGAGACCGTCACGGGGATAATTCTCCAGATGCCGCTTCCGAAGCAGATCAGTCCGAACGAGGCCTTCTGCTGGATAGACGAGCTCAAGGATATCGAGGGGGTCTCGCCGGCCAGCATCGGAAGGATAGCCTTTGACATGCCGAGGCTCGTTCCGCCCACGGCCATGGCAGCCATCACCCTGCTTAAGTCGACCGGGGAGGAGATATCGGGCAAAGAAGCCGTCGTCATCGGCAGAAGCACCATCGTCGGCAAACCCGCAGCGCTGCTGTTGCTCCAAAGGAAACTTTCGGCGACCGTCACCGTCTGTCATACCGGAACTTTTAAGAGAGGAAAGATCGAGGAACATGTCGGTCGAGCTGAGATATTGATAGCCGCGGCCGGTCGAGCCAAACTGATCAAGGGAGAATGGATCAAGCCCGGCGCGATAGTCATAGATGTCGGGATGAACCATGTAGGTAAGAAATTCGTCGGCGACGTCGAGTTCGAGACCGCCAAGGAGCGCGCCGCATATATCACCCCCGTTCCCGGAGGTGTGGGGCCGGTTACAGCGTCGATCCTCATGAGGAACGTCCTCGAGGCCGCTAAGTGGCAGATGGAGCTGGCGTGA